In a genomic window of Methanosarcina horonobensis HB-1 = JCM 15518:
- a CDS encoding TolB family protein has product MYDITAHKITPVTNSGNATDPAIYGKRIVYTLNRPTSFGIGDIYTYNMSTAKTTRITTSNSAFSPFIYEDKIVYADSQDSESGDERDIYLYDLSSTVQDLPLAEFTANVTLELHL; this is encoded by the coding sequence ATTACTGCTCATAAAATAACTCCGGTTACCAATAGTGGAAACGCAACTGACCCTGCAATATATGGCAAACGGATAGTATATACATTAAATCGTCCCACCTCTTTTGGTATTGGAGATATCTACACGTATAATATGTCTACTGCCAAGACAACCCGCATAACAACCAGCAATAGTGCTTTTAGTCCATTTATCTATGAAGATAAAATTGTATATGCAGATAGTCAAGATTCAGAGTCTGGTGATGAAAGAGACATTTATCTATATGACCTCTCGTCAACAGTACAAGATTTGCCTTTAGCTGAATTTACCGCGAACGTAACTTTGGAACTGCACCTTTAG
- a CDS encoding PKD domain-containing protein — MLFTEIGTGGVSTSWHWDTGDGIYSKHAMNATHTFTKPGSYTVSLTVGNAMGSNTSTKPNYIVVTDPNAPIANFNSNIIEGYAPLTVQFNDISQNATSRL; from the coding sequence GTGTTATTCACTGAAATCGGCACTGGTGGAGTCTCTACATCCTGGCATTGGGACACTGGAGACGGTATTTACTCAAAGCATGCCATGAATGCGACACACACTTTTACGAAGCCAGGAAGTTACACAGTTAGTCTTACTGTAGGAAATGCTATGGGTAGTAATACATCGACAAAGCCAAATTACATAGTCGTTACCGATCCAAACGCTCCCATTGCAAATTTTAATAGTAACATTATCGAGGGTTATGCTCCTTTAACAGTACAGTTTAATGACATTTCTCAAAATGCAACGTCAAGGTTATGA
- the ala gene encoding alanine dehydrogenase has translation MEVLWLAQEEVKSVMDMHSDMQVVERAFRQHGLGKVQMPPKSYLYYTAYNGDLRTMPAYLEEEDITGVKIVNVHPGNPMRNLPTVMALIILISPETGAPVAIMDGTYLTDVRTGAAGGIAAKYLARKDSKVIGLVGAGNQAKTQLEALCEVFEPELVKITSRTKESCEQFIREMAEFVPCEIRYEESIEKVCNCDILVTTTPTRKPIVKASWIKAGTHINAIGADAVGKEELDPELLIRSKIIVDDMVQALHSGEVNVPLSKHYISENDIHAQLGEVMVGLKPGRTSEEEITIFDSTGLAIQDVATAHLVYERAVREGLGRQVRMF, from the coding sequence ATGGAAGTATTGTGGCTGGCTCAGGAAGAAGTAAAGAGTGTTATGGACATGCATTCCGACATGCAGGTAGTAGAAAGGGCTTTCAGGCAGCACGGGCTTGGCAAGGTGCAGATGCCGCCTAAATCCTATCTTTACTATACCGCTTACAACGGCGACCTGCGGACAATGCCTGCATACCTTGAAGAAGAGGACATTACAGGTGTAAAGATTGTAAACGTCCATCCTGGGAATCCCATGCGCAACCTTCCTACAGTAATGGCGCTGATTATCCTTATTTCCCCTGAGACCGGAGCTCCTGTCGCAATCATGGACGGAACTTATCTGACCGACGTCCGGACAGGCGCAGCCGGAGGAATTGCTGCAAAATACCTTGCAAGGAAAGATTCGAAAGTAATCGGGCTCGTAGGTGCAGGAAACCAGGCAAAAACCCAGCTTGAAGCCCTCTGTGAAGTTTTCGAACCCGAACTCGTGAAGATCACTTCCAGGACAAAAGAAAGCTGTGAGCAATTCATCCGTGAAATGGCAGAATTCGTGCCCTGCGAAATCCGTTACGAAGAGAGCATTGAAAAGGTCTGCAACTGCGATATCCTTGTTACCACAACCCCTACAAGAAAACCAATCGTAAAAGCCAGCTGGATTAAAGCAGGCACCCACATAAACGCAATAGGTGCGGATGCCGTGGGAAAAGAAGAACTTGACCCCGAACTCCTTATCCGCTCCAAAATCATTGTGGATGACATGGTTCAGGCGCTCCATTCCGGAGAAGTGAACGTCCCTCTCTCGAAGCACTATATCTCGGAAAATGACATCCATGCCCAGCTTGGAGAAGTTATGGTCGGCCTCAAACCCGGCAGGACAAGTGAAGAGGAGATTACGATATTCGATTCCACAGGGCTTGCAATTCAGGATGTTGCAACAGCGCACCTTGTTTATGAAAGGGCTGTCCGGGAGGGACTTGGCAGACAGGTCCGCATGTTCTGA
- a CDS encoding tetratricopeptide repeat protein: MEIDAVDKLVLHVIEKVAEDKSNLDEVVEFVISFSREHALSPDTLLKLSFIFGNDKMYREKYIISRASALLFSGKMREDAHMEAGKTASLLGLGDPAAREFKEILKENPGNVEALCGYGAILAGIGELDNARVQYEKAFEFHPYHVDTLCNYGCLLYRLGQLDKSEEAYKKALLLDPRHVGAHCGYGILLYRRGQKTEANYHYTRALELDPGHVESNFRYARLLEEKGEPFEAEAHYIEALKADPESPKLHVFYARLLAEHGIVHGARVHFRYALKINPEDVEAHCEYAGLLARFGHRHEAEVQYKKALELDPGHFGSLCGYGNLLKEKGQYAEAEEIYRQAEHSRRDTW, encoded by the coding sequence ATGGAGATAGATGCCGTAGACAAGCTGGTTTTGCATGTAATCGAAAAGGTTGCAGAAGATAAATCTAATCTCGATGAGGTCGTTGAGTTTGTCATTTCTTTTTCACGTGAACACGCGCTTTCGCCGGATACCCTGCTGAAACTCTCCTTTATTTTCGGCAACGATAAGATGTACAGGGAAAAGTACATAATTTCCAGGGCATCTGCTTTGCTTTTCTCAGGGAAAATGCGGGAAGATGCTCATATGGAGGCAGGGAAAACGGCTTCTTTGCTCGGGCTAGGGGACCCTGCTGCCAGAGAATTCAAAGAAATTCTTAAAGAAAATCCGGGAAATGTAGAAGCCCTCTGCGGATATGGAGCCATACTTGCTGGAATCGGGGAACTGGATAATGCAAGAGTTCAGTATGAGAAAGCTTTTGAGTTTCACCCTTACCATGTGGATACGCTCTGCAACTATGGCTGCCTGCTTTACAGGCTCGGTCAACTGGATAAGTCAGAAGAAGCTTACAAAAAAGCTCTTCTCCTTGACCCGAGGCATGTAGGAGCGCATTGTGGGTACGGAATCTTGCTTTACAGGCGCGGGCAAAAAACCGAAGCAAATTACCATTATACTCGGGCTCTTGAACTTGACCCAGGGCACGTTGAGTCAAATTTCCGCTATGCTCGTCTTCTTGAAGAAAAAGGGGAGCCCTTTGAAGCCGAAGCCCATTACATAGAAGCTCTCAAGGCAGATCCTGAAAGCCCAAAACTTCACGTTTTTTACGCTCGTCTGCTTGCAGAACATGGAATTGTACATGGGGCAAGGGTGCACTTCAGGTATGCGCTTAAAATTAATCCTGAAGATGTTGAAGCTCACTGCGAATATGCAGGATTGCTTGCCAGATTCGGACACAGGCACGAGGCTGAGGTCCAGTATAAAAAAGCACTTGAACTTGATCCCGGACATTTTGGGAGCCTCTGCGGATATGGAAACCTGCTGAAAGAGAAAGGGCAGTATGCAGAAGCTGAAGAGATCTACAGACAGGCAGAACATTCCAGACGGGATACATGGTAA
- a CDS encoding DUF434 domain-containing protein, with product MQESSATFPEPDMKEKLLKPARDIRSILRWGYPKFATIRFVAEHSQLSAEERNILTRVIMPPEKVVSRIRKKIACDGIRNRDLHLDGYNVLLSVDSLLKNEPLWFCDDGYIRDTRYYFSKTSQAEDIEEALDSVLEFLSEASPKSITFLLDSQISRSGELASFIRRKLEEYGIRGEARTSKTVDFDLKTEGGDPKKNLVVATSDGIVIDSVLQVLDIPACLMEKTGIEPIRLY from the coding sequence ATGCAAGAGAGTTCTGCTACTTTTCCCGAACCCGACATGAAAGAGAAATTACTGAAGCCTGCCCGGGACATCCGGAGTATCCTGCGATGGGGATACCCCAAATTTGCAACTATCCGTTTCGTGGCTGAGCATTCCCAGCTCAGTGCCGAAGAGCGGAATATCCTCACAAGGGTGATTATGCCCCCTGAGAAGGTGGTTTCCAGAATCAGGAAGAAAATAGCCTGTGACGGCATAAGAAATAGGGATCTCCACCTTGACGGGTACAATGTCCTTCTTAGCGTGGACAGCCTTCTGAAAAACGAACCCTTGTGGTTCTGTGATGACGGATATATAAGAGATACTCGCTATTATTTCAGCAAAACAAGTCAGGCTGAGGATATAGAGGAGGCCCTTGACTCAGTCCTTGAGTTTCTCTCCGAAGCCAGCCCGAAGTCAATAACTTTTCTCCTTGATTCTCAGATTAGCCGGAGCGGGGAACTTGCAAGCTTCATCCGCCGCAAACTTGAAGAATACGGAATCCGAGGAGAGGCACGTACCTCAAAAACTGTGGACTTTGACCTGAAAACGGAAGGCGGAGATCCCAAAAAAAATCTTGTCGTTGCGACCTCCGATGGAATTGTAATTGACTCGGTCCTGCAAGTACTTGACATCCCGGCCTGCCTTATGGAAAAAACAGGAATTGAGCCTATAAGGCTGTACTGA
- a CDS encoding metallophosphoesterase, translated as MPLTSFRKARAKEELRLILPEINEILESEPAVLRINPESIMLIGDIHGDLYALEFINGMRKKLGYKKILFLGDYVDRGTEGTEVLTKLFQMKLEEPEDVFLLRGNHETVDMNIYYGFFEEIGYDRDFLLEISRTYDVLPVAAVVSGHTFCVHGGINGTESVDSITKEGAFPYLWNDPSELPGLSRSSRGSTVREFGPDIVDGFLETNGLKRIVRGHTALRVGYEWWFDGKLLSIFSCPDYVGLGNAAAFALIRGGELKIITFEN; from the coding sequence ATGCCGTTAACCAGCTTCAGAAAAGCAAGAGCAAAAGAAGAACTGCGCCTTATTCTACCAGAGATAAACGAGATTCTGGAATCCGAACCTGCCGTGCTCAGGATTAATCCGGAATCAATCATGCTTATCGGAGATATCCATGGAGACCTTTATGCCCTTGAGTTCATAAATGGGATGAGAAAAAAACTTGGCTACAAAAAAATTCTTTTTTTGGGAGACTATGTGGATCGGGGAACAGAAGGCACAGAAGTCCTTACAAAACTTTTCCAGATGAAACTTGAGGAGCCCGAAGATGTCTTCCTTCTAAGGGGCAATCACGAAACCGTTGATATGAATATCTATTATGGTTTTTTTGAGGAAATTGGCTATGACCGCGATTTTCTTCTCGAAATAAGCAGGACATATGATGTATTGCCTGTAGCAGCGGTTGTCTCAGGACATACTTTCTGCGTGCACGGAGGGATTAACGGGACTGAAAGTGTCGATTCCATTACAAAAGAAGGCGCTTTTCCCTATCTATGGAATGACCCTTCAGAACTTCCGGGGCTAAGTAGATCGTCAAGAGGCTCCACGGTCAGGGAATTCGGTCCTGATATTGTTGACGGTTTTTTAGAAACGAATGGTTTGAAAAGAATCGTAAGAGGGCACACAGCTCTTAGAGTCGGGTATGAATGGTGGTTCGATGGTAAATTATTGTCAATTTTTTCATGCCCTGACTATGTTGGGCTCGGAAACGCTGCCGCTTTTGCCCTTATCAGGGGAGGAGAGCTAAAAATTATTACTTTTGAGAACTAA